The following are encoded together in the Gordonia insulae genome:
- a CDS encoding TetR/AcrR family transcriptional regulator, protein MTGTRPYDALLTKGEERKQRILEVAQRMLARNGWRNTSLAQIAAEAGVTPAGLLHHFESKAQLLHAVLELRDADDDEHADREGDILEQLENVALRFERSPDQVRMFTVLQAENLDPGTPLHDRLLFRYHAAVETVAEGIRRGQREGRFRTDLDAADKAVEVIAFINGMETSWLLDPSIPLVRVFREYARSLERELSRADVPSATA, encoded by the coding sequence GTGACTGGTACACGCCCGTACGATGCGTTACTCACCAAGGGTGAGGAACGCAAGCAACGCATCCTCGAGGTGGCGCAGCGAATGCTCGCCAGAAACGGATGGCGCAATACGAGCTTGGCCCAGATCGCGGCGGAGGCAGGCGTCACGCCTGCAGGTCTCCTGCATCATTTCGAGTCGAAGGCACAGTTGCTGCACGCCGTTCTGGAGTTGCGCGACGCCGACGACGACGAGCACGCGGACCGCGAGGGTGACATTCTCGAGCAGCTGGAGAACGTTGCCCTGCGCTTCGAGCGCTCACCAGATCAGGTTCGTATGTTCACCGTCTTGCAGGCGGAGAACCTCGATCCGGGTACGCCGCTGCACGACCGGTTGTTGTTCCGTTATCACGCGGCGGTCGAGACCGTCGCCGAGGGTATCCGGCGTGGACAACGTGAAGGGCGATTTCGCACCGACCTGGACGCGGCCGACAAGGCCGTGGAAGTCATCGCATTCATCAATGGAATGGAAACATCATGGCTGCTGGACCCGTCAATTCCGCTGGTACGCGTCTTCCGGGAGTACGCGAGATCACTCGAGCGCGAGCTGTCGCGCGCCGACGTCCCCTCCGCTACCGCCTAG